Proteins encoded in a region of the Deltaproteobacteria bacterium genome:
- a CDS encoding alcohol dehydrogenase catalytic domain-containing protein: MRVAMYYNNKDIRIEEMPRPIIGPGEVLIKIEASGICGSDVMEWYRIHKAPLVLGHEIAGEIIETGEGVKKYKAGDRVAASHHVPCNTCHYCLSGHHTVCDTLRSTNFYPGGFAEFLRLPSINVDRGVYRLPDEMSYEAATFIEPLACVLRAQRIAGISPGQTVLVLGSGIAGLLHIGLARALGAGKVIATDVSDYRIKAAKDLGANEAVKAQDLTPVLIRDLNHGRLADLVILCTGAETAQLQALSLIERGGTISFFAPTDQGVTVPISINDLFFRNDITLTTSYAGSPADHWRALQLIQAGVLNIQRMITHRFGLADTVKGFQLVAGAQESIKVIIEPQR; encoded by the coding sequence ATGCGCGTGGCCATGTATTACAACAACAAAGATATTCGAATCGAAGAGATGCCCAGGCCGATCATCGGTCCTGGCGAAGTTCTGATCAAAATCGAGGCCAGCGGCATTTGCGGCAGTGACGTTATGGAATGGTACCGGATCCACAAGGCTCCTTTAGTGCTGGGCCATGAGATCGCCGGGGAGATCATAGAGACAGGAGAGGGAGTCAAAAAATATAAGGCCGGCGACCGGGTGGCCGCTTCCCATCATGTACCCTGCAATACCTGCCATTATTGTTTGAGCGGCCACCATACGGTTTGCGATACCTTAAGGTCGACCAATTTTTATCCCGGCGGATTTGCCGAATTCCTCCGTTTGCCGTCCATTAATGTGGACCGGGGGGTGTATCGGTTACCAGATGAAATGTCGTATGAAGCGGCCACCTTTATTGAGCCCCTGGCCTGTGTTTTAAGGGCCCAGCGGATCGCCGGAATTTCTCCGGGCCAGACCGTTTTGGTATTGGGCAGCGGGATCGCCGGTCTTCTCCATATCGGGTTGGCCAGGGCACTGGGGGCCGGAAAGGTTATTGCTACTGATGTCAGCGATTACCGGATAAAGGCGGCCAAAGACCTGGGGGCTAATGAGGCCGTCAAGGCCCAGGATTTAACGCCAGTCCTGATCCGGGATTTAAACCATGGCCGTTTAGCTGATTTGGTCATCCTCTGTACCGGGGCGGAAACTGCCCAGCTTCAGGCCTTGTCCCTGATCGAACGGGGCGGGACCATCAGTTTCTTCGCCCCTACGGATCAAGGGGTAACCGTCCCTATTTCCATCAACGATCTGTTTTTCAGAAACGACATAACCTTAACCACTTCCTATGCCGGAAGCCCGGCCGACCACTGGCGGGCCTTGCAACTGATCCAGGCCGGGGTTTTGAACATTCAGCGGATGATCACCCACCGCTTTGGGCTGGCCGATACGGTCAAAGGTTTTCAATTGGTGGCCGGGGCACAGGAATCAATCAAGGTGATTATCGAACCGCAGCGATAA
- a CDS encoding phosphoribosylformylglycinamidine synthase subunit PurQ, translating into MKDPRALVLTGYGLNCDVETHYALTLAGFEAQRVHISELIDSETGTAQPKLNDYHLLVFDGGFSWGDDHGAGVLLATRLKTRLKNDLEEFIAAGNLIIGICNGFQAMVNMGLLPGLQGHYDQREVALLANDCGNFRNDWIRMKGNPESPCIFTKGIEGLELPVRHGEGKFYAPEGILNQLLENNQVALSYTLPSGEAAQGLFPYNPNGSLLDIAGICDPAGRIFGLMPHPEGYHHFTQHPDWTLQKELRKREGKELENEEGAGLKIFKNAYEYLENTIHR; encoded by the coding sequence ATGAAAGATCCTCGTGCCCTGGTCTTGACCGGTTACGGACTGAATTGTGACGTCGAAACCCACTATGCCCTGACCCTGGCCGGCTTTGAAGCCCAGCGGGTCCATATCAGTGAATTGATCGATTCGGAAACAGGGACAGCACAACCAAAATTAAACGATTATCACCTCCTGGTCTTTGACGGAGGGTTTAGCTGGGGGGATGACCACGGAGCAGGAGTCTTACTGGCCACCCGCTTGAAAACCAGGTTAAAAAACGACCTAGAAGAATTTATTGCCGCCGGTAACTTGATTATCGGCATTTGCAACGGTTTTCAGGCCATGGTCAATATGGGGCTTTTGCCGGGACTTCAAGGGCATTATGACCAACGGGAAGTGGCCCTGCTGGCCAATGATTGCGGCAATTTCAGAAACGACTGGATTCGGATGAAGGGGAATCCCGAATCCCCCTGTATTTTTACCAAGGGGATTGAAGGGCTGGAATTGCCGGTCCGTCACGGAGAAGGCAAATTTTATGCGCCGGAAGGCATATTAAATCAACTGCTTGAAAATAATCAGGTGGCTCTGTCTTACACCCTGCCTTCCGGGGAGGCGGCCCAGGGCTTATTCCCCTATAATCCCAACGGATCGTTACTCGATATCGCCGGGATCTGCGATCCCGCCGGACGCATCTTCGGGCTCATGCCCCATCCCGAAGGCTATCACCACTTCACCCAGCACCCTGACTGGACCTTGCAGAAAGAACTCAGAAAGCGTGAAGGGAAGGAGTTAGAGAATGAAGAAGGGGCGGGGCTGAAAATTTTTAAGAATGCCTATGAATACCTTGAAAATACAATCCATCGTTGA
- a CDS encoding type II toxin-antitoxin system RelE/ParE family toxin: MKFVQFIKEARNEFLAEVAYYHEAGPGLAERFTAAIEEATARALAFPQAGSPSFSKTRRVFTKGFPFSVIYRQEKKGIIVFAVAHHAQKPGYWRSRLETR; this comes from the coding sequence GTGAAGTTCGTCCAGTTTATAAAAGAAGCCCGCAACGAATTCCTGGCTGAAGTGGCTTATTATCATGAAGCGGGTCCTGGCTTGGCCGAACGTTTCACTGCTGCTATTGAGGAGGCAACCGCTCGAGCTCTGGCCTTCCCCCAAGCCGGTTCTCCTTCATTTTCGAAAACCCGTCGTGTCTTTACCAAGGGATTCCCGTTTTCCGTCATCTATCGTCAGGAAAAAAAAGGGATCATCGTTTTTGCCGTGGCCCATCATGCGCAAAAGCCTGGCTATTGGCGCTCACGATTAGAAACCCGCTAA
- a CDS encoding TRAP transporter small permease, which produces MLKKISEHGEEAAGVFLLFFMCLLAFANVVTRYFIRYSFAFTEEIEVACLVWLTMLGAAAGFRRGIHLGFNLLSLRFPIFGKKVLFPLATFLTFATVFLLIWFGVSQVRDEISLNIQTEALNIPQWWYTLAIPVGGLLILIRLTEAAWKEWKGAA; this is translated from the coding sequence ATGCTCAAAAAAATTTCCGAACACGGGGAAGAGGCGGCCGGCGTATTTCTCCTTTTTTTTATGTGCCTCCTGGCCTTTGCCAATGTGGTAACCCGTTATTTTATCCGCTACTCCTTTGCCTTTACCGAAGAAATAGAGGTGGCCTGCCTGGTCTGGCTTACCATGTTGGGGGCCGCCGCCGGGTTCAGGAGGGGCATTCACCTGGGCTTTAATCTCCTGTCCCTCCGCTTCCCGATTTTCGGAAAAAAGGTGCTTTTCCCCCTGGCCACCTTTTTGACCTTTGCCACGGTCTTTCTTCTGATCTGGTTCGGCGTCTCTCAGGTCCGGGATGAAATCAGCCTGAACATCCAGACCGAGGCCTTGAATATTCCCCAATGGTGGTACACCCTGGCCATTCCAGTAGGTGGGCTCTTAATTTTGATTCGCCTGACAGAAGCGGCCTGGAAAGAGTGGAAAGGGGCCGCCTGA
- a CDS encoding phosphoribosylformylglycinamidine synthase subunit PurS — MSNRLEIILKPEIRDPEGETLKKKARDYLGLKLEEVRTIQVLTFDASLTQEQLEAIRTEIFTNPVTQLSSFEPLAQAFDWLIWVGFLPGVKDNAGSTAIEAIEAFLELKLPTGEAVYTSRQYQIKAPKLKKETIEQIARELLANDLIQQWKVFTKSDWDPRPGIGRPIPKVELHHQPTVAVIPIDSLEEFSRLNRERSWALPLGDMAVIQDYFQRPEVLEARKRVGLTRPTDVELEYISQARSDHCNHNTFRGLFRYWDPSTDEREEIDNLFKTCIEGPTLKIQQEKDWVISVLWDNAGVARFDEDHYYCITAETHNSPSNMEPYGGALTGIVGVYRDPMGTGKGSRLCLGSYGFCVGPRDYTGPLKPKLHPRRLLDGIIEGVRDGGNKSGIPTPFGQVFFHPGYIGKCLVFVAALGFMPARIKEEPIELKKTEPGDLIVMCGGRVGKDGIHGVTASSEVYSESTPAGHVQIGDPYTQKKMHDFLLEARDEGILAYITDNGGGGLSSSIGESARFSNGCEVRLDQVPLKYEGLDQWEIWVSESQERMTVGLKPEYWERFQALARKHNVESTVIGTYSDSGKVHLLYQGKTCAYVDLDFLKSDFPQWTFEAEWQPPEARGLFEPVIKEPEEYLELLKTLLSRPNMASKNWIIRQYDHEVQGGSVLKPLAGKQRDIPGDAVVIRPHLPSLRGLAFTQAINPAYGRIDTYAMVAATIDETVRRLLVVGSDLEQIGGVDNFCWPSIQYHPKENPDGKYKAAQLVRANWALRDCCLRLGIPLLSGKDSMYVDGYIDGPFGEAHRISGLPTFQFTATSIVPDVRNCVSLDLKIPGDLIYLLGDTGDELAGSEYYDLLGYVGLKVPCPRGTIEKKHYRALQQALQGGLVAAAHGVYRGGLGPHLALMALAGDLGLEVDLARVPVSSSLSPARILFSESCGRVILCVDPKNKKPFEKVMAGCRLNYVGRVRRDQTFYIKDGKQALIKTRLKPLREAFHQTYGGLI; from the coding sequence ATGTCTAATCGCTTAGAAATAATACTTAAACCCGAGATCCGGGACCCCGAGGGAGAGACCCTGAAAAAGAAGGCCCGGGACTATCTGGGTCTTAAATTGGAAGAGGTTCGGACCATTCAGGTTTTGACCTTTGATGCCTCCTTGACCCAAGAGCAACTGGAGGCCATCCGGACTGAAATTTTTACCAATCCGGTGACCCAGCTTTCTTCTTTTGAGCCTTTGGCCCAGGCCTTTGATTGGCTTATCTGGGTGGGATTTCTACCTGGCGTAAAGGATAATGCCGGAAGCACGGCCATCGAGGCCATTGAAGCCTTTCTGGAATTAAAGCTCCCCACTGGAGAGGCGGTCTATACTTCCCGGCAATACCAGATTAAGGCCCCGAAATTAAAAAAGGAGACCATAGAACAAATCGCCCGGGAACTCCTGGCGAATGATTTGATTCAACAATGGAAGGTTTTTACCAAGTCCGATTGGGACCCCCGGCCAGGAATCGGCCGGCCCATCCCCAAGGTGGAATTGCATCATCAGCCCACGGTCGCCGTCATCCCCATCGACTCATTGGAAGAATTCTCCAGACTGAACCGGGAACGGTCCTGGGCCTTGCCTTTGGGTGATATGGCCGTTATCCAGGACTATTTCCAAAGACCCGAGGTCCTGGAGGCCCGCAAGCGGGTGGGGTTGACCCGGCCTACGGATGTGGAACTGGAATATATCTCCCAGGCCCGTAGCGACCATTGTAATCATAATACCTTCAGGGGCTTATTTCGTTACTGGGATCCGTCCACGGATGAACGGGAAGAGATTGACAACCTTTTCAAGACTTGTATTGAAGGGCCTACCCTGAAAATTCAGCAGGAAAAAGACTGGGTGATTTCGGTCCTCTGGGATAATGCCGGTGTGGCCCGGTTCGATGAGGACCATTATTATTGCATCACCGCCGAGACCCACAACAGCCCCTCCAACATGGAGCCCTACGGCGGTGCCCTGACCGGGATTGTCGGGGTCTACCGTGATCCCATGGGCACCGGTAAAGGCTCAAGGCTTTGCCTGGGGAGTTACGGATTCTGTGTCGGTCCCAGGGATTATACCGGCCCGCTTAAACCCAAGCTCCACCCCCGAAGGCTCCTGGACGGAATCATTGAAGGGGTCCGGGACGGGGGAAATAAAAGCGGGATCCCCACACCCTTCGGCCAGGTCTTTTTTCATCCCGGCTATATCGGAAAATGTCTGGTCTTCGTGGCAGCCCTGGGATTCATGCCGGCCCGGATAAAAGAAGAACCGATAGAATTAAAAAAGACTGAACCGGGAGACCTGATCGTCATGTGCGGCGGCCGGGTGGGCAAAGACGGGATCCACGGGGTTACGGCCTCATCCGAAGTCTACAGCGAAAGCACCCCGGCAGGCCATGTCCAGATCGGTGACCCCTATACCCAAAAAAAGATGCATGACTTTCTGCTCGAAGCCCGGGATGAAGGTATTTTGGCCTATATTACCGATAATGGCGGCGGAGGGCTTTCTTCTTCCATAGGCGAATCGGCCCGTTTCAGCAATGGCTGCGAGGTCCGCCTGGACCAGGTTCCCTTAAAATATGAAGGGCTGGATCAGTGGGAGATCTGGGTTTCCGAGTCCCAGGAACGGATGACCGTGGGTTTAAAGCCGGAATACTGGGAGCGTTTTCAGGCCCTGGCCCGCAAACACAACGTGGAATCGACCGTCATCGGGACCTATAGCGATTCCGGAAAGGTTCACCTCCTTTATCAAGGTAAAACCTGTGCTTATGTGGACCTGGATTTTTTAAAGTCCGATTTCCCCCAGTGGACCTTTGAGGCTGAGTGGCAACCCCCGGAGGCCAGGGGACTTTTTGAGCCGGTGATCAAGGAGCCGGAAGAATATCTCGAGCTGTTAAAGACCTTACTATCCAGGCCCAACATGGCCTCCAAAAACTGGATTATCCGTCAATACGATCATGAGGTTCAGGGGGGCAGCGTCCTCAAACCCCTGGCCGGGAAGCAGCGGGATATTCCCGGCGATGCCGTAGTGATCCGGCCCCATCTTCCTTCCCTGCGGGGTTTGGCCTTTACCCAGGCCATCAATCCTGCCTATGGCCGGATCGATACCTACGCCATGGTGGCCGCTACCATCGATGAGACCGTCCGCAGGCTTCTGGTGGTGGGCAGCGATCTGGAGCAGATCGGAGGCGTGGATAACTTCTGCTGGCCCAGCATCCAATATCATCCCAAGGAAAATCCGGATGGAAAATACAAGGCCGCCCAATTAGTACGGGCCAATTGGGCCTTAAGGGATTGCTGCCTGCGGCTGGGCATCCCCCTGCTCTCCGGAAAAGACAGTATGTATGTGGACGGCTATATTGACGGTCCTTTTGGAGAGGCCCACCGGATCTCCGGCCTGCCTACCTTTCAATTTACGGCCACCAGCATCGTCCCGGATGTCCGCAACTGTGTTTCTCTGGATTTAAAAATTCCAGGCGACTTGATTTATCTCTTAGGAGATACCGGAGACGAGTTGGCGGGATCGGAGTACTATGATCTTTTAGGTTATGTCGGACTTAAGGTGCCTTGCCCGAGGGGAACCATTGAAAAGAAGCATTATCGGGCCTTGCAGCAGGCCCTTCAAGGGGGATTGGTGGCCGCAGCCCACGGGGTCTATCGTGGCGGCCTGGGGCCCCATTTGGCCCTAATGGCCCTGGCCGGCGATCTGGGCCTGGAAGTGGATCTGGCCAGGGTGCCGGTCTCCTCTTCCCTTTCCCCGGCCAGGATTCTTTTTTCCGAGTCTTGCGGCCGGGTGATCTTGTGCGTGGATCCGAAAAATAAAAAACCCTTTGAAAAGGTGATGGCCGGGTGCCGCCTGAATTATGTCGGCAGGGTGCGTAGAGATCAGACTTTTTATATCAAAGATGGAAAGCAGGCCTTGATCAAGACCCGATTGAAGCCCTTAAGAGAGGCCTTTCATCAAACTTATGGAGGGCTGATATAA
- a CDS encoding type II toxin-antitoxin system RelE/ParE family toxin codes for MTREIVFRPEAESELIEAYEWYEGRQLGLGNDFLLCVEAALSSLQRNPALYPVVSKQVRRALIHRFPFGIYYLIDPERVVIISVFHARRDPNQWKSRVQ; via the coding sequence ATGACGAGGGAAATTGTTTTCCGCCCCGAGGCTGAATCGGAATTGATCGAAGCCTATGAATGGTATGAAGGCCGACAGCTCGGTTTAGGAAACGATTTTCTCCTCTGTGTTGAAGCGGCTCTTTCTTCACTTCAACGCAATCCCGCCCTCTACCCGGTTGTTTCTAAACAGGTCCGGCGAGCACTGATCCACCGCTTCCCTTTCGGCATTTATTACCTGATTGATCCTGAACGAGTTGTGATCATTTCCGTATTCCATGCCCGCCGCGACCCCAACCAGTGGAAATCCCGAGTACAATAA
- a CDS encoding MoaD/ThiS family protein, whose protein sequence is MKNNRIKVKINSVFAIGDTEAFFAKFKKKDNIIMELEAGTTVQDLLLMIPSMGDPEEWSDLFLHVFVNHKNVGFDRALEDNDIIDIHIPLSGG, encoded by the coding sequence ATGAAAAATAACCGAATCAAAGTGAAAATCAATTCCGTATTTGCCATAGGCGATACCGAGGCCTTTTTTGCAAAATTTAAGAAAAAAGATAATATCATTATGGAATTGGAAGCCGGGACCACCGTTCAGGATTTGCTTTTGATGATTCCTTCCATGGGGGACCCGGAAGAGTGGTCGGATCTTTTTCTCCATGTCTTTGTTAACCATAAAAATGTTGGTTTTGACCGGGCACTTGAAGACAATGACATCATTGATATCCACATCCCCCTTTCCGGGGGATAA
- the tmk gene encoding dTMP kinase — protein sequence MFITFEGIEGSGKTTQIKRLKKTLKGRGVSCLITREPGATKIGLQIRAILLDQKNKKMDPRAELFLYLADRCQHVTEKIQPALSKNQWVISDRFWDATVVYQGLARGLNGKFLNQIRPWVLGAIWPDKTFLLDLPVSIGLARAWERINGSKESEKESRFEKEALTFHEKIRQGYLSLARKEPHRFQVLDATLSPDRIHQQIVGNLLP from the coding sequence ATGTTCATCACTTTCGAAGGCATAGAAGGCTCGGGCAAGACCACCCAGATCAAGCGGCTCAAAAAGACGTTAAAGGGGCGGGGTGTTTCCTGTCTGATTACTAGGGAGCCGGGGGCAACGAAAATCGGTTTGCAGATCCGGGCCATTTTACTGGATCAGAAAAATAAAAAAATGGATCCCAGGGCCGAGTTGTTTCTTTATCTGGCCGATCGCTGCCAGCATGTGACCGAAAAAATACAACCGGCTCTGTCTAAAAACCAATGGGTTATTTCAGATCGTTTCTGGGATGCTACCGTGGTTTACCAGGGACTGGCCCGCGGCTTGAATGGAAAATTTTTAAATCAAATACGTCCATGGGTCTTGGGAGCCATCTGGCCGGATAAAACCTTTTTATTGGACCTGCCAGTCTCCATCGGCCTGGCCCGGGCCTGGGAGCGGATCAACGGCTCAAAGGAATCTGAAAAGGAATCCCGTTTTGAAAAAGAGGCCCTAACCTTCCATGAAAAGATCCGCCAGGGCTATCTTTCCCTGGCCCGCAAAGAGCCCCATCGTTTTCAGGTGCTTGATGCCACCCTTTCCCCGGATAGAATTCATCAGCAGATAGTGGGCAACCTTTTACCTTAA
- a CDS encoding addiction module protein, producing the protein MPTTFDEVEQQARSLSLDERARLTEVLLETLSDESLKNIQAAWQREIEERVAAYDRGEVKTYSAEDVFAEASRIYR; encoded by the coding sequence ATGCCCACCACTTTTGATGAAGTTGAACAGCAGGCACGGAGCCTCTCGCTGGATGAACGGGCTCGATTAACCGAGGTGCTCCTGGAAACACTAAGTGATGAATCCTTGAAGAATATTCAAGCGGCCTGGCAGCGAGAGATTGAGGAACGAGTCGCCGCTTATGATCGAGGAGAGGTGAAAACCTATTCGGCAGAAGATGTCTTTGCCGAGGCCAGCCGTATATACCGGTGA
- a CDS encoding DctP family TRAP transporter solute-binding subunit: protein MGKKCLALTVFCILILGAVSLGFCMTYKPEYKMSIVVGPTGPWGEGAARFAEAVKKATDGRINIKPYYSGQLFAGKQTNEFLLMKQGVIDFALGSTINWSTTIKELNLFSLPFFFPDYKALDAVENGETGKRLSKMIEDKGVVVLGWGENGYRDLTNSKRAVKKPEDLDGLKVRVVGSPIFIDTFKSMGANPVSMNWGEALSAFQQGTVDGQENPVVSVIIPNKLWQVHKYMTVWGYAIDPLILGMSKEVWDGLSPLDKEAIKKAAEETVRWQKKGAREGLEGTMSALEQLKKNGMEVTVLTPDQSKAFIKKTRPVYEKWEKEIGPDLVKLAEKEVQQAGRKK, encoded by the coding sequence ATGGGGAAAAAATGTCTCGCCTTGACGGTTTTCTGTATCCTTATCCTTGGAGCAGTATCCTTGGGATTTTGTATGACCTATAAGCCGGAATATAAGATGAGTATTGTGGTTGGTCCTACCGGCCCCTGGGGAGAGGGGGCGGCCCGCTTTGCCGAAGCGGTGAAAAAGGCCACGGACGGTCGTATCAATATCAAACCCTATTACAGCGGCCAACTCTTCGCCGGAAAACAAACCAACGAATTCCTTTTGATGAAGCAAGGGGTCATCGATTTCGCCCTTGGCTCGACCATAAACTGGTCCACGACAATCAAAGAACTGAATCTTTTTTCCTTGCCCTTTTTCTTCCCCGATTATAAGGCCCTGGATGCCGTGGAAAATGGAGAAACCGGGAAGCGTCTCTCCAAAATGATAGAAGATAAAGGGGTGGTGGTTCTCGGCTGGGGGGAAAACGGCTACCGGGATCTGACCAACAGCAAGCGGGCCGTTAAAAAACCGGAGGACCTCGATGGTCTGAAAGTCCGGGTGGTGGGTTCCCCTATCTTTATCGACACCTTTAAGTCCATGGGCGCCAACCCGGTCTCCATGAACTGGGGGGAAGCTCTTTCGGCCTTCCAGCAGGGAACGGTTGACGGTCAGGAAAATCCGGTGGTCTCGGTCATTATCCCCAACAAATTATGGCAGGTTCATAAATACATGACGGTCTGGGGGTATGCCATAGACCCCCTCATCCTCGGAATGAGCAAAGAGGTCTGGGATGGTCTTTCCCCTTTAGATAAAGAGGCCATTAAAAAGGCGGCCGAGGAGACGGTACGGTGGCAGAAGAAAGGGGCTCGCGAAGGGCTGGAAGGGACCATGTCGGCCCTGGAACAATTGAAAAAAAACGGCATGGAAGTCACGGTCCTTACTCCGGATCAAAGCAAGGCCTTTATTAAAAAAACCCGGCCCGTCTATGAAAAATGGGAGAAAGAAATAGGTCCGGATCTGGTTAAACTGGCGGAAAAGGAGGTCCAGCAGGCAGGAAGAAAGAAATAA
- a CDS encoding uroporphyrinogen decarboxylase: protein MEKQQEKMSAEEKRLARFQKWYAAEEVQFENPEAEATYKAAIERFRNIALQEKVPDRIPVMALGTFMPTQVYGLTPYEAMYDVDKMLATQIRFLQDYRPDYGGSPALIGCGKIFEILDYKQYKWPGYNLPKESGYQYIEGEYMMADEYDALIDDPTDFWLRTYMPRVFGALEPLKMLSPFTDMWEMVLVSVQMIPFGVPPVQNAFKALLDAGNAAMPWIEKVGAFTAKTKALGFPPIWGGASKAPFDILADTLRGTRAIMLDMYRQPEKLEKALERITPIAIKQGIRGANMSGIPTIFMPLHKGADGFMSDAQFKRFYWPSLKAVILGLAEEGIVAFPFCEGGYNKRLEYLKELPKASSFWLFDRTDLVKVKEAVGGKIGIGGNVPAGLILTGTPEGVKAYCKNLIDTVGQDGGYMMSWGTAMDEGKADTMHAMIDFTKEYGVYK, encoded by the coding sequence ATGGAAAAGCAGCAGGAGAAGATGTCGGCCGAAGAAAAGAGACTGGCCAGGTTCCAAAAATGGTATGCGGCAGAAGAGGTTCAGTTCGAGAATCCGGAAGCCGAAGCAACCTACAAGGCGGCCATTGAAAGGTTCAGGAACATCGCTCTTCAAGAAAAGGTCCCGGACAGGATCCCGGTGATGGCCCTGGGTACTTTCATGCCGACCCAGGTATACGGATTGACCCCTTACGAAGCCATGTACGATGTGGATAAAATGCTCGCCACCCAAATCCGGTTCCTCCAGGATTACCGGCCTGATTATGGCGGCAGTCCGGCCTTGATCGGTTGCGGCAAAATTTTCGAAATCCTAGACTACAAGCAGTATAAATGGCCCGGCTATAACCTGCCGAAGGAATCGGGCTATCAATACATTGAAGGCGAATACATGATGGCCGATGAGTATGACGCCCTCATCGATGATCCCACCGATTTCTGGCTCAGGACCTATATGCCCCGGGTCTTCGGGGCCCTGGAGCCCCTGAAAATGCTTTCCCCCTTCACCGACATGTGGGAAATGGTTCTCGTCTCCGTTCAGATGATCCCTTTTGGTGTTCCACCGGTCCAAAATGCCTTCAAGGCCTTGCTGGATGCCGGAAATGCGGCCATGCCCTGGATCGAAAAGGTCGGGGCCTTTACTGCCAAAACCAAGGCTCTGGGTTTTCCTCCTATCTGGGGCGGCGCCTCAAAAGCCCCCTTCGATATCCTGGCCGATACCCTGAGGGGTACCCGGGCCATTATGCTGGACATGTACCGGCAGCCCGAGAAACTCGAAAAAGCCCTCGAAAGGATCACGCCCATCGCCATCAAGCAGGGCATTCGCGGGGCGAACATGAGCGGCATTCCAACCATATTTATGCCGCTCCATAAAGGGGCCGACGGTTTTATGTCCGACGCCCAGTTCAAGAGGTTCTACTGGCCTTCCCTGAAGGCCGTCATCCTCGGGTTGGCGGAAGAGGGGATTGTGGCCTTTCCCTTCTGCGAGGGGGGCTATAATAAACGACTGGAGTATCTCAAGGAGCTCCCCAAAGCCTCCAGCTTCTGGCTCTTCGACCGGACCGATCTGGTCAAGGTCAAGGAAGCCGTTGGGGGCAAAATAGGTATTGGTGGAAATGTTCCGGCCGGCCTGATCCTGACCGGCACCCCGGAGGGGGTCAAGGCCTACTGCAAAAACCTTATCGATACGGTCGGCCAGGATGGTGGCTACATGATGTCCTGGGGAACCGCCATGGATGAGGGGAAGGCAGACACCATGCATGCCATGATCGATTTCACAAAAGAATATGGGGTGTATAAGTAA
- a CDS encoding type II toxin-antitoxin system HicB family antitoxin, which translates to MKKHDRFYGHTVNVFLDEDGDYLAHFVEMPNISAFGGSPEDALHEPSIAWEGVKESYQKSGAPVPVAPGRKKYSGQFNVRIDRRLNRALAIEAAKAGVSLNAIVSQKLAKSTQEKGVLK; encoded by the coding sequence ATTAAGAAACATGATCGATTCTACGGACATACGGTCAACGTGTTTTTAGATGAGGATGGGGATTATTTGGCTCATTTTGTTGAGATGCCAAACATATCCGCCTTCGGGGGATCACCGGAAGATGCTCTGCACGAACCGTCGATCGCCTGGGAGGGAGTAAAGGAAAGCTACCAAAAGAGCGGTGCCCCGGTTCCAGTTGCACCGGGAAGAAAAAAATACAGTGGTCAATTTAACGTCCGAATTGATAGGAGGTTAAATCGCGCTTTGGCCATCGAAGCCGCAAAAGCTGGTGTATCATTGAATGCCATTGTCTCTCAGAAGCTCGCCAAAAGCACTCAGGAAAAGGGTGTTTTAAAATAA
- a CDS encoding addiction module protein: METVDLREIKRLSVSERILYVEEIWDSIVNDQHLLETTQAQREELDRRISAYEKNPEEVTSWEEVKSKIKSRK, encoded by the coding sequence ATGGAAACGGTAGATTTGAGAGAGATCAAAAGGTTAAGTGTTTCAGAGAGAATTCTCTATGTGGAAGAAATCTGGGATTCGATTGTTAACGACCAGCATTTACTGGAAACAACCCAGGCCCAAAGAGAAGAACTTGATAGGCGAATCTCTGCTTATGAGAAAAATCCTGAAGAAGTTACTTCTTGGGAAGAGGTTAAATCAAAAATAAAATCACGAAAATGA